A window from Pseudomonas kribbensis encodes these proteins:
- a CDS encoding acyl-CoA thioesterase, producing the protein MSNPMPQRADYPHFQPITTRWHDNDAYGHVNNVTYYSFFDTAVNTYLIQVGGLDIHDGEVVGFVVSSSCDYFASIAFPDLIEVGLRVGKLGNSSVQYELAVFKAGEHEACAAGRFVHVFVDRASNQPVAIPAGLRGALERLAI; encoded by the coding sequence ATGTCCAACCCGATGCCGCAACGCGCCGATTACCCGCATTTCCAGCCGATCACCACGCGCTGGCACGACAACGATGCTTACGGTCACGTCAACAACGTCACCTACTACAGCTTTTTCGACACGGCCGTGAACACCTACCTGATTCAGGTCGGTGGCCTGGATATCCACGATGGGGAGGTGGTGGGGTTTGTGGTGAGTTCGTCCTGCGATTACTTCGCCTCGATTGCGTTTCCGGACTTGATCGAAGTCGGCTTGCGGGTCGGCAAACTGGGCAACAGTTCAGTGCAGTACGAGTTGGCGGTGTTCAAGGCTGGCGAGCATGAAGCCTGTGCGGCGGGACGCTTCGTGCATGTATTCGTTGATCGGGCGTCGAACCAGCCGGTGGCGATCCCTGCGGGTTTGCGCGGGGCGCTGGAGCGGCTGGCGATCTGA
- a CDS encoding glycine zipper domain-containing protein, which translates to MKFSQILLLSLGLVSGFASAGGTTEAGVGGALGGVLGSVVGQSLGGSTGSTIGAALGGAGGSAVGANKHSRGEAAIGGALGAAGGNVVGRSMGGTTGSLIGAAAGGGAGGALGNYMGNESNREDRRYDRGRDDRRYYRDYHHGRGHAYGHRKHHRYYRD; encoded by the coding sequence ATGAAGTTCTCCCAGATTCTCTTGTTGTCCCTTGGCCTGGTCAGTGGCTTCGCTTCTGCCGGAGGCACCACCGAAGCAGGTGTGGGCGGCGCATTGGGCGGGGTTCTTGGCTCGGTCGTCGGTCAATCTTTGGGCGGCAGCACAGGTTCAACCATTGGCGCGGCCCTGGGCGGCGCGGGTGGTAGCGCGGTTGGCGCCAACAAACACAGCCGTGGCGAAGCCGCCATTGGCGGTGCGCTGGGCGCAGCCGGCGGTAACGTGGTCGGCCGCAGCATGGGCGGCACCACCGGCAGCCTGATCGGCGCCGCAGCAGGTGGCGGTGCCGGTGGCGCGCTGGGTAACTACATGGGTAACGAAAGCAATCGCGAAGACCGTCGTTATGATCGCGGCCGTGATGATCGTCGCTACTACCGTGACTACCACCATGGTCGCGGCCATGCCTACGGCCATCGCAAGCATCACCGCTACTACCGCGACTGA
- a CDS encoding FdhF/YdeP family oxidoreductase, which yields MSQHHQADQKPVPRYKPYKGAAGGWGALISVAQAWLTSDNALKNLRMMLKTNQNGGFDCPGCAWGDSPESGMVKFCENGAKAVNWEATKRRVDAKFFAKHSVTALLEQSDYWLEYQGRLTEPVVYDAETDRYKPISWDDAYALIGKHLQALSSPDQAEFYTSGRASNEAAYLYQLFVRAFGTNNFPDCSNMCHEASGVALAQSVGVGKGTVTFDDFEHADAIFVWGQNPGTNHPRMLEPLREAVKRGAQVVCINPLKERGLERFQHPQHPIEMLTNGDKPTNTAYFRPALGGDMAVLRGMAKFLLQWERDAQKAGAPAVFDHDFLNEHSVNVLEYLGVVDDTPWEQIVAQSGLTLVEIEQAARMYAKGKNVIMCWAMGITQHRHSVPTIQEIANLMLLRGNIGKPGAGLCPVRGHSNVQGDRTMGINERPPVAFLDSLERRFQFKVPRHNGHNVVEAIHAMAEGRAKVFIGLGGNFAQATPDSPRTFQALRNCDLTVQISTKLNRSHLAHGKDALILPCLGRTDIDIQTEGPQAVTVEDSFSMVHASNGQLQPLSNQMRSEPSIIAGIAAATLGSKPVDWNWLVADYRRIRELIADTIPGFKDFNEKVKNPGGFYLGNSAGARKWNTTSGRANFKPNMLPKDLIHERTRATGKLPDLILQSMRSHDQYNTTIYGLDDRYRGVKGQRDVLFANEADIIRLGFKPGQKADIVSLWDDGRERRVKGFTLLAFDIPAGQAAAYYPEVNPLVPLESTGDGSHTPTSKFIAIRLEAASETGLIMAKSA from the coding sequence GTGAGCCAACACCATCAAGCCGACCAGAAACCCGTCCCGCGCTACAAGCCTTACAAGGGTGCCGCCGGCGGCTGGGGCGCACTGATCAGCGTGGCCCAGGCCTGGTTGACCAGCGACAACGCGCTGAAAAACCTGCGCATGATGCTCAAGACCAACCAGAACGGCGGCTTCGACTGCCCGGGCTGCGCCTGGGGCGATTCGCCGGAAAGCGGCATGGTCAAGTTCTGCGAGAACGGCGCCAAAGCGGTGAACTGGGAAGCGACCAAGCGTCGAGTGGATGCAAAGTTCTTCGCCAAGCACAGCGTCACCGCTTTGCTGGAACAGAGCGACTACTGGCTCGAGTATCAAGGTCGCCTGACCGAGCCGGTGGTGTATGACGCCGAAACCGATCGCTACAAGCCGATCAGCTGGGACGATGCCTACGCGCTGATCGGCAAACACCTGCAAGCGTTGTCGAGCCCGGACCAGGCCGAGTTCTACACCTCGGGACGCGCCAGCAATGAAGCGGCGTATCTGTATCAGCTGTTCGTCCGCGCTTTCGGCACCAACAACTTCCCCGACTGCTCGAACATGTGCCACGAGGCCAGCGGCGTGGCGCTCGCACAAAGCGTCGGCGTCGGCAAAGGCACCGTGACCTTCGACGACTTCGAACACGCCGATGCGATTTTCGTCTGGGGCCAGAACCCCGGCACCAACCACCCACGCATGCTCGAACCGCTGCGTGAAGCGGTAAAGCGCGGTGCTCAAGTGGTCTGCATCAACCCGCTGAAAGAGCGCGGCCTGGAACGCTTCCAGCATCCGCAGCACCCGATCGAAATGCTCACCAACGGCGACAAACCGACCAACACCGCGTATTTCCGCCCGGCGCTGGGCGGCGACATGGCGGTACTGCGCGGCATGGCCAAATTCCTGCTGCAATGGGAGCGGGATGCGCAGAAGGCCGGGGCGCCGGCAGTGTTCGATCACGACTTCCTCAATGAACACAGCGTCAACGTGCTGGAATACCTCGGCGTTGTCGACGACACGCCGTGGGAGCAGATCGTCGCGCAGTCCGGCCTGACCCTGGTGGAGATCGAGCAAGCGGCGCGCATGTACGCCAAAGGCAAGAACGTGATCATGTGCTGGGCGATGGGCATCACCCAGCACCGCCACTCGGTGCCGACCATCCAGGAAATCGCCAACCTGATGCTGCTGCGCGGCAACATCGGCAAGCCCGGCGCCGGTCTGTGCCCGGTCCGTGGCCACAGTAACGTGCAGGGCGACCGCACCATGGGCATCAACGAGCGTCCGCCGGTGGCGTTCCTCGACTCCCTGGAGCGTCGCTTCCAGTTCAAGGTGCCGCGCCACAACGGGCACAACGTGGTCGAAGCGATTCACGCGATGGCCGAAGGCCGCGCCAAGGTGTTCATCGGTCTGGGCGGCAACTTCGCCCAGGCCACGCCGGACAGCCCGCGCACCTTCCAGGCCCTGCGCAACTGCGACCTGACCGTGCAGATCAGCACCAAGCTCAACCGCAGCCACCTGGCCCACGGCAAGGACGCCTTGATCCTGCCGTGCCTGGGCCGTACCGACATCGACATCCAGACCGAAGGCCCGCAAGCCGTCACCGTGGAAGACTCGTTCAGCATGGTGCACGCCTCCAACGGTCAGTTGCAGCCGCTGTCGAACCAGATGCGCTCGGAGCCGTCGATCATCGCCGGCATCGCCGCTGCGACCCTGGGCAGCAAACCGGTGGACTGGAACTGGCTGGTGGCCGACTACCGGCGCATCCGCGAACTGATCGCCGACACCATTCCAGGCTTCAAGGACTTCAACGAGAAGGTCAAGAACCCGGGCGGCTTCTACCTCGGCAACAGCGCCGGCGCGCGCAAGTGGAACACCACATCGGGTCGGGCCAACTTCAAACCGAACATGCTGCCCAAGGACCTGATTCACGAGCGCACCCGCGCCACCGGCAAACTGCCGGACCTGATCCTGCAATCGATGCGTTCTCACGATCAGTACAACACCACGATTTATGGTCTCGACGATCGTTATCGCGGCGTGAAGGGACAGCGTGACGTGCTGTTCGCCAACGAGGCGGACATCATTCGCCTGGGCTTCAAACCGGGGCAGAAGGCAGACATCGTGTCGCTGTGGGACGATGGCCGCGAGCGTCGGGTGAAGGGCTTTACGTTGCTGGCGTTCGATATTCCGGCGGGTCAGGCAGCTGCCTACTATCCAGAGGTGAATCCGCTGGTGCCGCTGGAAAGCACCGGGGACGGCAGCCATACGCCGACGTCGAAGTTCATCGCCATTCGTTTGGAAGCGGCGAGCGAGACGGGGTTGATCATGGCCAAGTCGGCCTGA
- the fdhD gene encoding formate dehydrogenase accessory sulfurtransferase FdhD → MNAKRPACAAPALETPAPAASQTYSYSDLPLAESASTALAEEVALAIAYNGISQAVMLVTPTDLEDFIVGFSLGSGIIEDATDIYDLQLTGSGSAQYAQVTIANRAFWNLKQQRRQLAGTSGCGLCGVEAVEQALPDLKVLPGAPLPPVEWLDGLRQRIGAFQPLGQHCGAVHAAVFMNASGELLLGREDIGRHNALDKLIGGLIRQKISTTGGLAIVTSRCSLELIQKVLRAGIQTLVSLSAPTGLAVQWARRHNLNLIHLPQKNAPRVYSPEMEKHP, encoded by the coding sequence ATGAACGCCAAGCGCCCGGCCTGCGCGGCGCCTGCACTCGAAACGCCCGCGCCCGCCGCCAGTCAGACCTACAGCTACAGCGACCTGCCCCTGGCGGAGTCGGCCAGCACCGCGCTGGCCGAGGAAGTCGCGCTGGCGATTGCCTACAACGGCATCAGCCAGGCCGTGATGCTGGTGACACCGACCGACCTCGAAGACTTCATCGTCGGCTTCAGCCTCGGCAGCGGCATCATCGAAGACGCCACCGATATTTACGACCTGCAACTGACCGGCTCAGGCTCGGCGCAGTACGCCCAGGTGACCATCGCCAATCGCGCCTTCTGGAACCTCAAGCAACAACGTCGGCAACTGGCCGGCACCAGCGGCTGCGGTTTATGCGGCGTGGAAGCGGTGGAACAGGCGTTGCCCGATCTCAAGGTCTTGCCCGGCGCGCCTTTGCCGCCGGTCGAATGGCTCGACGGTCTGCGCCAGCGCATCGGCGCGTTTCAGCCGCTCGGCCAGCATTGCGGCGCAGTACACGCGGCGGTGTTCATGAACGCCAGCGGTGAATTGCTGCTGGGTCGTGAAGACATCGGCCGGCATAACGCCCTCGACAAACTGATCGGTGGCCTGATCCGGCAAAAGATATCCACAACCGGCGGCCTGGCAATTGTCACCAGCCGCTGCAGCCTCGAATTGATCCAGAAAGTCCTGCGCGCCGGGATCCAGACCCTCGTCAGTCTGTCCGCACCCACCGGCCTCGCCGTGCAGTGGGCCCGTCGCCACAACCTCAATCTCATCCACCTGCCGCAGAAGAACGCGCCGCGGGTGTATAGCCCAGAAATGGAGAAACACCCGTGA
- a CDS encoding LysR family transcriptional regulator, whose amino-acid sequence MDIKQLKFLIALDETRHFGQAAARCHITQPTLSMRLRSLEEELDLPLVNRGQRFEGFTAPGERVLAWARTVLAAYDGLQAEAAACRGNLIGTLRLGVVPLSSFDPLPLMQRLHAAHPELRFELSALSSEQILEQLADNRIDIGVSYLDRLDNERFESLAFDETRMGLLYDQRSFSFGEAPLSWQALIELPLGMLTSGMHFRQSIDHNFHSRGLTPQPLLQTDAVHQLLQAVHGGFCCAIMPLDGGLESLTDHLRLQPIENAQTLARLGLIMRRGAPRSALAEACFALYQKSPAAA is encoded by the coding sequence ATGGACATCAAGCAGCTGAAATTCCTCATCGCCCTCGACGAAACCCGCCACTTCGGCCAGGCCGCCGCCCGCTGCCACATTACCCAGCCGACCTTGTCGATGCGCCTGCGCAGCCTTGAAGAAGAACTCGATCTGCCGCTGGTCAATCGCGGTCAGCGCTTCGAAGGTTTTACCGCGCCAGGCGAACGAGTGCTGGCCTGGGCCCGTACCGTGCTGGCGGCTTATGACGGCTTGCAGGCGGAAGCGGCGGCCTGTCGCGGCAACCTGATCGGCACCCTGCGCCTGGGGGTCGTGCCGCTGTCGAGTTTCGATCCGCTGCCGCTGATGCAACGCCTGCACGCCGCACACCCGGAGCTGCGTTTCGAATTGTCGGCACTGAGCTCCGAGCAGATTCTCGAACAACTGGCGGACAACCGGATCGACATCGGCGTGTCCTATCTGGATCGTCTCGACAACGAACGTTTCGAATCCCTGGCCTTCGACGAAACCCGCATGGGCCTGCTCTACGATCAGCGCTCCTTCAGTTTCGGCGAAGCACCGCTGAGCTGGCAGGCGCTGATCGAACTGCCGCTGGGCATGCTCACCAGCGGCATGCACTTTCGCCAGTCCATCGACCACAACTTCCATAGTCGCGGCCTGACACCGCAGCCACTGTTGCAGACCGACGCCGTGCATCAATTGTTACAAGCTGTGCACGGCGGATTCTGCTGCGCGATCATGCCGCTGGACGGCGGTCTCGAAAGCCTCACCGATCACCTGCGCCTGCAGCCAATCGAAAACGCCCAGACCCTCGCCCGACTGGGCCTGATCATGCGCCGTGGCGCCCCGCGTTCGGCGTTGGCCGAGGCCTGTTTCGCGCTGTATCAGAAATCGCCAGCGGCCGCTTGA
- the lysM gene encoding peptidoglycan-binding protein LysM — protein sequence MSLLSFVKEAGEKLIDLLTPGNANASEQLKEHISKVGLGNPNVQATVDGDKVTVTGEVASQEEKEKILLAVGNIEGVGSVDDQITVTGPVVAAARFVVVKKGDTLSAISLAVYGNANQYNKIFEANKPLLKDVNKIYPGQTLRIPD from the coding sequence ATGAGTCTTTTGAGCTTTGTAAAAGAGGCGGGTGAGAAGCTGATCGACCTGCTGACCCCCGGCAACGCCAATGCCAGCGAGCAGTTGAAGGAACACATCAGCAAGGTCGGGTTGGGTAACCCGAATGTCCAGGCCACCGTGGACGGCGACAAGGTGACGGTCACCGGCGAGGTGGCGAGCCAGGAAGAGAAAGAGAAGATTCTGCTGGCTGTCGGCAACATCGAAGGCGTGGGCAGTGTCGATGATCAGATCACCGTGACCGGGCCAGTGGTGGCCGCTGCACGTTTTGTGGTGGTGAAAAAGGGCGACACCCTCAGCGCGATTTCCTTGGCGGTGTATGGCAACGCCAACCAGTACAACAAGATCTTCGAGGCCAACAAGCCGCTGCTCAAGGACGTGAACAAGATCTATCCGGGGCAGACGCTGCGTATTCCTGATTAA
- the yrfG gene encoding GMP/IMP nucleotidase: MPSLPWSDIDTVLLDMDGTLLDLHFDNHFWLEHLPQRYAELHGVSRAMAEMELQPLFERHAGQLQWYCLDFWSAELKLSVRELKLETAHLIALRPDADTFLAAIKRAGKRVVMITNAHRDSLSLKLERVELAPYFERLISSHDYGFPKENPQFWDALQADIGFDPARSLFIDDTLPILRSARDFGVAHLLAVKEPDSRKGPKDTAEFAAVEDYRDLISGL; the protein is encoded by the coding sequence ATGCCTTCATTACCGTGGTCCGACATCGATACCGTTCTGCTGGACATGGACGGCACGTTGCTGGATCTGCACTTCGACAACCACTTCTGGCTGGAACACCTGCCGCAGCGCTACGCCGAACTGCATGGCGTGAGCCGGGCCATGGCGGAAATGGAATTGCAGCCATTGTTCGAACGCCATGCCGGTCAATTGCAGTGGTATTGCCTGGATTTCTGGAGCGCTGAACTGAAGCTGTCGGTGCGTGAACTGAAACTGGAAACCGCCCACCTGATCGCGTTGCGCCCCGACGCCGACACTTTTCTGGCCGCGATCAAACGGGCCGGCAAACGTGTGGTGATGATCACCAATGCGCACCGCGATTCACTGTCGCTGAAACTGGAACGGGTTGAGCTGGCGCCCTACTTCGAGCGGCTGATCAGCTCTCACGATTACGGATTCCCCAAGGAAAACCCGCAGTTCTGGGATGCCCTGCAGGCCGATATCGGATTCGACCCGGCGCGCAGCCTGTTCATCGACGACACCTTGCCGATCCTGCGCAGTGCACGGGATTTCGGGGTGGCGCATTTGCTGGCAGTAAAGGAACCGGACAGTCGCAAGGGGCCGAAGGACACGGCGGAATTTGCGGCGGTCGAGGATTATCGGGATTTGATTAGCGGGCTTTAG
- the nudE gene encoding ADP compounds hydrolase NudE, giving the protein MRQKPTVLAREIVATSRLFCVEELKLRFSNGVERTYERLVGKGAGYGAVMIVAMLDAEHAVLVEEYCGGTDEYELSLPKGLIEPGEDVLAAAERELKEEAGFGARQLEHLTELSLSPGYMSQKIQVVLASDLYEERLEGDEPEPMRVDKVNLRDLSSLAQNPQFSEGRALAALYLARDLLTQRGVFQS; this is encoded by the coding sequence ATGCGCCAGAAACCAACCGTACTCGCCCGGGAAATCGTCGCCACCAGTCGTCTGTTCTGCGTCGAAGAGCTGAAGCTGCGCTTTTCCAATGGTGTGGAGCGCACCTACGAGCGGCTGGTGGGCAAGGGCGCCGGTTATGGCGCGGTGATGATCGTGGCCATGCTCGATGCCGAGCATGCGGTGCTGGTCGAGGAATACTGCGGCGGTACCGACGAGTACGAATTGTCCCTGCCCAAGGGCTTGATCGAACCGGGCGAAGATGTACTGGCGGCGGCCGAGCGTGAGCTCAAGGAAGAGGCAGGCTTTGGCGCACGGCAACTGGAGCACCTGACCGAGCTGTCGTTGTCCCCCGGCTACATGAGCCAGAAAATCCAGGTGGTGCTCGCCAGCGATCTGTATGAAGAGCGACTGGAAGGCGATGAACCGGAGCCGATGCGGGTGGACAAGGTCAACCTGCGGGATCTCTCTTCATTGGCGCAAAATCCGCAGTTTTCCGAAGGTCGTGCCCTGGCGGCGTTGTACCTGGCCCGCGATTTGCTGACCCAGCGCGGCGTTTTCCAGTCATGA
- the cysQ gene encoding 3'(2'),5'-bisphosphate nucleotidase CysQ → MSMSFPHPMMAPVVELALQAGEAILPFWRADVAVTAKSDDSPVTAADLAAHHVIVAGLAALDPSIPVLSEEDANIPQSVRAGWQRWWLVDPLDGTKEFISGSEEFTVNIALIENGRVVFGVVSMPTNGRFYVGGAGLGAWRGDTGGTPVAIQVRDVPGPGEAFTVVASRRHSSLQQEHLLAGLSASLGELQLANIGSSLKFCLLAEGAADCYPRLAPTSQWDTAAAQGVLEGAGGEVLGLNGEAFCYPARESLLNEFFLALPAKAAWRSKLLELARS, encoded by the coding sequence ATGTCGATGAGTTTTCCCCATCCGATGATGGCGCCGGTGGTTGAGCTGGCGCTGCAGGCCGGCGAGGCGATCCTGCCGTTCTGGCGCGCCGATGTGGCGGTCACCGCCAAGTCCGATGATTCGCCGGTGACCGCTGCGGACCTCGCCGCACACCATGTGATCGTCGCCGGTCTGGCCGCCCTGGATCCGAGCATCCCTGTGTTGTCCGAAGAGGACGCCAATATCCCGCAAAGCGTGCGCGCCGGCTGGCAGCGCTGGTGGCTGGTGGATCCGCTGGATGGCACCAAGGAATTCATCAGCGGCAGCGAAGAGTTCACCGTCAACATTGCCCTGATCGAAAATGGCCGCGTGGTGTTCGGGGTGGTTTCAATGCCGACCAATGGGCGCTTCTACGTCGGTGGTGCCGGGCTTGGTGCCTGGCGGGGCGATACGGGTGGCACGCCGGTGGCGATTCAGGTGCGTGACGTGCCTGGTCCTGGCGAAGCCTTCACCGTGGTTGCCAGCCGCCGTCATTCCAGCCTGCAACAGGAACACTTGCTGGCCGGTTTGAGTGCAAGCCTTGGCGAGTTGCAACTGGCCAACATCGGCAGTTCTCTGAAGTTCTGTCTGTTGGCCGAAGGCGCGGCGGACTGCTATCCGCGACTGGCGCCGACATCCCAATGGGACACGGCGGCGGCGCAAGGCGTGCTGGAAGGCGCGGGTGGCGAGGTACTGGGGTTGAACGGTGAAGCGTTCTGCTACCCGGCACGGGAATCACTGCTGAACGAGTTCTTCCTCGCGCTGCCGGCAAAAGCGGCGTGGCGCTCGAAGCTGCTGGAACTGGCCCGCTCCTGA
- a CDS encoding YiiD C-terminal domain-containing protein: MKHDSQYLESVLHHDIPLTRDMGLKVLDWHEQQLRLHLPLEANVNHKSTMFGGSLYCGAVLAGWGWLHLRLKEEGIDDGHIVIQEGQISYPLPVTGDAIAICPAPSATVWKKFLAMYQRYGRARLTLQTRIVNAGSDEEAVTFSGQYVLHR; this comes from the coding sequence ATGAAGCACGACAGCCAATATCTGGAATCCGTCCTCCATCACGACATCCCGCTGACCCGGGACATGGGTCTCAAGGTGCTCGACTGGCACGAACAGCAACTGCGCCTGCACTTGCCGCTGGAGGCCAACGTCAATCACAAGAGCACCATGTTCGGCGGCAGTCTGTATTGCGGCGCGGTGCTGGCCGGCTGGGGCTGGCTGCATCTGCGTTTGAAGGAAGAAGGCATCGACGACGGACACATCGTCATTCAGGAAGGACAGATCAGTTATCCGCTGCCGGTGACCGGCGATGCTATCGCGATCTGCCCGGCGCCGAGTGCAACCGTGTGGAAGAAATTCCTGGCGATGTATCAGCGTTACGGGCGGGCTCGATTGACCCTGCAGACGCGGATCGTCAATGCGGGCAGCGATGAGGAGGCGGTGACCTTCAGCGGGCAGTACGTGCTGCACCGCTGA
- a CDS encoding sigma-54-dependent transcriptional regulator — protein MTIDNRIQVVLIDDDPHLRQALGQTLDLAGLKILPLSEAKGLAAQLERDWPGVVVSDIRMPGMDGLELLHELHAQDPELPVLLITGHGDVPLAVQAMRAGAYDFLEKPFASDALLDSVRRALALRRLVLDNRSLRMALSDRNELSARLVGHSAPMARLREQIGALAATKADVLILGETGAGKEVVARALHDLSSRRNGPFVAINAGALAESVVESELFGHEPGAFTGAQKRRIGKFEFANGGTLFLDEIESMSMDVQVKLLRMLQERVVERLGGNQLIPLDIRVIAATKEDLRQAADQGRFRADLYYRLNVAPLRIPPLRERGEDALVLFQHYADEASARHGLPPHELQPAQRALLLRHSWPGNVRELQNAAERFALGLELALDNSQPDGSGATIEVTSGGLSEQVEHFEKSLIAAELARSHSSVRSLAEALGIPRKTLHDKLRKHGLNFADSSNHGDESE, from the coding sequence ATGACCATCGACAACCGCATTCAGGTGGTGCTGATCGACGACGATCCGCACCTGCGTCAGGCCCTCGGCCAGACGCTGGATCTGGCCGGCCTGAAAATCCTTCCGCTGTCCGAAGCCAAGGGTCTGGCCGCCCAACTGGAGCGTGACTGGCCGGGCGTGGTGGTCAGCGACATTCGTATGCCCGGCATGGATGGTCTTGAGTTGCTCCATGAACTTCACGCTCAGGATCCCGAGCTGCCCGTGCTGCTGATCACCGGCCATGGCGACGTGCCGTTGGCCGTGCAGGCCATGCGCGCCGGCGCCTACGATTTTCTGGAAAAGCCTTTCGCCAGCGACGCCCTGCTCGACAGCGTGCGCCGCGCACTGGCCCTGCGCCGTCTAGTGCTGGACAACCGCAGCCTGCGCATGGCCCTGAGCGACCGCAACGAACTGAGCGCCCGACTGGTCGGCCACTCGGCCCCGATGGCACGCCTGCGCGAGCAGATCGGCGCACTGGCCGCGACCAAGGCTGACGTCCTGATCCTCGGCGAAACCGGTGCCGGCAAGGAAGTCGTCGCCCGCGCCCTGCACGATCTGTCGAGCCGGCGTAACGGCCCGTTCGTGGCGATCAACGCCGGGGCACTGGCCGAGTCGGTAGTGGAGAGCGAGTTGTTCGGTCATGAGCCCGGCGCCTTCACTGGCGCGCAGAAGCGGCGGATCGGCAAGTTCGAATTCGCCAATGGCGGCACGTTGTTCCTCGATGAAATCGAAAGCATGAGCATGGACGTGCAGGTCAAACTGCTGCGCATGCTGCAGGAACGAGTCGTCGAACGCCTCGGTGGCAATCAGTTGATACCGCTGGACATCCGCGTCATCGCCGCGACCAAGGAAGACCTGCGCCAGGCTGCCGATCAAGGACGGTTCCGGGCGGACTTGTATTACCGCCTCAACGTCGCGCCACTGCGCATCCCGCCACTGCGTGAACGCGGTGAGGACGCGCTGGTGCTGTTCCAGCACTATGCCGATGAAGCCAGCGCTCGCCACGGTCTGCCACCCCACGAGCTGCAACCGGCGCAGCGGGCGCTGCTGCTGCGTCACTCCTGGCCGGGCAATGTGCGGGAATTACAGAACGCGGCGGAGCGTTTCGCCCTCGGCCTGGAACTGGCGCTGGACAACTCTCAGCCCGACGGCAGCGGCGCGACCATCGAAGTCACCAGCGGTGGCCTCAGTGAACAAGTGGAACATTTCGAGAAGTCCTTGATCGCCGCCGAGCTGGCCCGCTCGCACAGCTCGGTGCGCAGCCTCGCCGAAGCCCTGGGCATTCCGCGCAAGACCCTGCACGACAAACTGCGCAAGCACGGGCTGAACTTCGCCGACAGCAGCAACCATGGAGACGAATCCGAATGA